Genomic segment of Truepera radiovictrix DSM 17093:
GCAGGGGGCGCGCCCGGGGCAGACGATCGAGATCGTCGTCGACGGCGAAGTCGTCGGCACCGCCGAGATCGACGACGAGGGCAACTTCACCTTCTTCCAGCCCCTGAATAACCGCCCCGACAGCGCCGTGCAGGGCGAAGCGCTCGTCGACCTCGAGGCCGACACCATCTTGCGGCGGGCGCACCACGAGCTGCTCAGCTTGCAGGCGCAGGCGCGCTAGCGGGCAAAACGAGCAAAAGAAAGAGGCGGGGTCACTCCCGCCTCTTGGCTTGTTTGGCCGCGCGGAGCGTGCGCGCCGCTGGGCCGCCTTTAGAGGTTGGGTCCAGCGGCGCGCACAGCTTCGGGGACGCTGCTGGCGAACTGGGCGAAGTTGTCGCCGAACATGCGGGCGAGTTTGGCGGCTTGCCGGTCGTACGCCTCGGCGTCAGCCCAGGTGCTCTTGGGGTCGAGCACGTCCGCGGGGACGCCGGGGCACGCGGTCGGCATGGCGACGTTGAACACGGGGTGCTGGCGCGTCGGAACCCCCTTAAGCGCGCCCGAGAGCGCCGCTTGCACCATCGCGCGGGTGTAGGCGAGCTTCATACGCGCGCCCGTTCCGTAGGGGCCGCCGCTCCAACCGGTGTTGACGAGCCACACGTTCGCGCCGTGTTGGCGGAGCTTGTCGCCGAGCATCTGGGCGTAGACGCCCGGGTGGCGCGGCATAAAGGGGGCGCCGAAGCAGGTGCTAAAGGTCGCTTTGGGTTCGGTGACGCCGCGTTCGGTGCCCGCGACCTTGGCGGTGTAGCCGCTCAGAAAGTGGTACATCGCCCCCTCGACGCTGAGCTTGGCGATCGGGGGGAGCACGCCGAAGGCGTCGGCGGTCAAAAACACGACGTCGGTGGGGTGCCCCGCCGTGCCCTCGAGGCTCGCGTTGGGGATAAAGTGAATCGGGTACGAAGCGCGCGTGTTCTCCGTTTTGCGCGCGTCGCCGAAGTCGACCGCGCGCGTGTGGGGGTCGACGACGACGTTTTCGAGAATCGTCCCGAAACGCTTGGTGGTGGCGAAAATCTCCGGTTCGGCCTCGGGGCTGAGGTTGATGACCTTGGCGTAGCAGCCCCCTTCGAAGTTGAAGATACCGCGCCCCGACCACCCGTGTTCGTCGTCGCCGATCAGCGTGCGGTGCGGGTCGGCCGAGAGGGTCGTCTTGCCGGTGCCCGACAGGCCGAAAAAGAGGGCCGCTTTGCCCTCTGCCCCGACGTTGGCCGAGCAGTGCATGGGCATGACGTCGCGGTCGGGGAGGAGAAAATTCAGCACCGAAAAGATGGACTTTTTGATCTCGCCGGCGTACTCGGTCGCGCCCACGAGGACGAGCCGCTCGCTAAACGAGACCGCGATGACCGTTTCGCTCCGGCAGCCGTGCCGTTCGGGGTCGGCGCGAAAGCTCGGGAGGTTGATGACGGTAAAGTCGGGGTCGCGCGCCTCGCGGGTCTCGGGGCGGACGAACATGTTGCGCGCGAACAGGCTGTGCCACGCGTACTCGGTGATCACCCGGACGCTCAGGCGGTACGCCGGGTCGGTGCCGGCGTAGAGGTCCTGAACGAACGGGGTGGTGTGAGCGAGCGCCGCCAACATGTCGCGTTTAAGCGCCGCGAAGTGCGCTTCAGACAGCGGTTGGTTGATCGCGCCCCACGCCACGGTGTTTTCCGTCAGCGCGTCTTTGACGATAAACTTGTCTTGGGGCGAGCGTCCGGTGAAGTGTCCGGTGTCGGCGCAGAGCGCGCCGTCGACACTCAGGAGGCCCTCGTGGCGCCTCAAAGACTCCTCGATAAGCGCGGCGCTCGGAAGATTGTGGTAAGGTGTGCGCAGAACGTCGGACAACCCGGACAGCTGAACGGCTGGGGTGGCGGTGTCGGCCATAGATCACCCTCTTTGCGAAGTCACTTCCCCCCGCGCAGCGCGCGGACAGATGAGTTTCACCTTAGCAAGGTGTAACGAGAGGGGTATCTAGGCTACTTTGGGGATGGTACACCGTTGCTACCGCCGTCGCTGCGCGCCGCCAAGGGTGCCTCGGTCGCCTGTAAGCTTACCCAAGTGGTTTATGAGAGCGCCGTTCGCCCTCTCGGTGGCGCCGCTGACCTGGCGTAGCCCGGGTCAAGGGGCTTCGGGCAGCGCCGGGGCTCAACCCCACGAGGTCGACCGAGAGATGCGCGCGGGAGGTGCCTGCGTAGGCCCTGGGGGTAAGCGAGCGCGCGTAGGCGGATCGTAGCGGAAAAAGAGGCCACAGCTGACAAACGCGTACGCGTTGGGTCAGCTACCGGTAGGCGTGGTCGCTCTGGAGAACGAAAGAGCTCCCCGCGTCGGGGGAGCTTGGTTGGGGTGCGACCCGTGAGGTTTTAGACATGGCCTAACCCATGAGAGGCTGGTTGTTGGGTCGATGGGCGTCGTGAGCCGGGGGGCCTGCTAGCGCGTCGACGAGACCGAGGTTCTGCAGACGTCACCGCCACCGTTGCCCGGGCGTGCAAAGGCAAAGGTGCTGAGGCTCAAGCAGATAAGCCCGAGGGTAACGATCTTCTTGACCATGTCGCGTCCTCCTTGGGTTCACTCTAGCGCTCGCGTGTTGCCGGAGCGTTACCGAGGTGTGACCGCGCGCCGCGCGCGCGTTGCCACATGGGCGTGTGCGTTGCCATATGGGTGCGACGGCCGCGCGCGTAAGCTCTGGTGAGGAGGTGTGGTATGACCCAGAGAGAGGCGAAAGCGAAGCTGGCGGGCACGTGGTCCTTTGCGCAGGTGGGTGGCGCCATCGCCCTGCGCGAGCGGTCGCTGGTCGAGGCCGTGCAGGCGCACCGAGCCCCGACGCCCACCTTATCCCTGAAAGCGGCGCGCCCCACCGAGACCGCTTTCCAACCGCGTTAAACCCGGGGCCGCCTTGAGGCGCAAGGGCGGCCTTTTCGAGCTGCCGCCCTGAGCGCGTGAGGGTGGGGGGCGTGACGTCGCAGGGTCCAGGCAAAGCCTTGCCCTGGGCGGGCTTTGGTCAAGTGCGAGGGTGAACCAGGGCGTTCGTGGCGCGCACTCGTCTCGAGCGGCCCGCCGGCTCACCTGCCTCTAGCTAGCCGTAGCGCCCTCACGGCCGACAGCGTACGACGCGCTGCGCTGCCGGTTACGGGCTGTGCCGCTTTCACCGCTGGACGCGCGACCATCGGTTGCCGAGAGTACGAGATCCTAGTTGTAGCGCGGCTCGAGGTCGCGCGCCACGCGTTGCAGGTGCGCCCGGACGATCGGCACCCGCGGGTCGCCCGGGCGCAAGGCGGCGTGGGCCGCTTGCCACAGCTCGGCGTCGTCGCCGAGGGTCTCGGCCAAGGGAATCAGGGCTTCGGGGTCGCCGGAGAGCAGCACGGTCTGGCGCAGCTGCTCCTCGAGGTAGAGGCGCGCTTCGCGGATTCCAGGCGCCTCGCTCTGCGGGAGCAGAGGGCCGCGGTAGAGCTCGAGGGCGCCCCGCACGTCCTTCTGGGCGAGCGCCGCTTCGCACGCGAAGGCGTCGAAGGCGTAGGGCACGGCGATCTTGTACGGTTCCGGGTGGCTGGTGATCGGTACGAGGTTGCGCAGGCGCGACACCGCCGAACGCAGCGCGACGAGCTTCGTGCTCTCGTCCTCGTAGAGTTTGGCGTGCAGCGCCTCGGCGCTGAGGCCCTTGGGGTGCAGCGCGAGCAGCACGAGCACCTCGAGCGCGCGTTCGCTCAGCTCGAGGGGCTGGTTTCTCAACCAGACCGCCGCGCGCCCCAGGGCGGCGATGCGCAAGGGGCGTTCGTCGCCGAGCACGGTTTCCCAGATGGGAGCGAAGAGCGTCTCGGGGCCCGAAAGGAGAAAGAGGCCGTTTTTCGAGAGCGACTGGAGGCTGCGCCGGAGCGCGTCGGGCAGCTCGGCGAACTCGAGCTCGCCGAGCTGCATGAGGTAAAGCGCGGCGCTTAAGCGCAAGTCGGCCTCGAGCTGCGCTGCGTCAAGGACGGCGCGCAGGTGCGCTTCGGCCTCGCGCGCGCCCCTAACGGCGAGCCCCATACCGAGCGCCAAGGCGGCGGGGAGGGCGTAAAAGGGGTCTTCACCCCCCGTAAGGGCGACGACGCGCCGCCCTTCCTCGACGGCCCGTTCGACCTCGCCCTCCTCGAGGAGCAGGCGGACGCGCAGCACGGCGAAGCGCCCGAGGTCCTGGCGCGAGCTCTGCCGGAGGTTCTCGGCGCAGAGCTCTCTAGCCTCCTCGAAGCGCCCGAGGACGAAACTCAGCTCGGCGAGCGTGGAGCGGAACTCCACGGCGAGGCTCGGGTGGGTGCTTTCAAGGAGGTGCCTGGCTTCGGCGAGCGCGTTGTAGAGCCCGTTGGTCTGGCCGCAGAGGAGGCGCGCGTACGCCCAGCCGTTCAGCAGCCTGAGGCGGCGCTGGCCATCTTTGAGCTGGTGTCTATCGAAAGCTTCGAGCGCCCACTCGCCCCAGCTCAGCGCGTCGGTAAAGTTGCCGTCGTGAATCAGCCTTTCGGCGAGCCCGCCGGCGTTGCGTACGACGTCGTAGGGCCGACCCTCCTTTTCGGCGAGCCGGACGCTCTCTTTAAGGAGTGCGACGCCGACGCTGGGGTCGGGGTGTAAGCGCCCCAGCTGATAGAGGGTAATCGGGGTGGCCTGGGCGGCGGCGGCGCGCTGCGCCTCGGCAAAACGCAGCGCCGGGTCGCTGAGGGTGCCGGCGTAACGCGCCCGCAAGTTGGGCGCCTCGTGCTCCGCGAGGTGCCGCGCGACGTCGGTGAGCACCGGTTGGTGGGCCGACTGGCTGTACGCGGCGACGAGGCGCCACTCGAGCACCTCCTCGGCGTAGCGGGCTGGCGCCTCGAGGCTCTCGAGCAGCAGGTGCAGGCGCGCCAAAAGCCCCTGGTCCTGGTAGACCGGCCCCGCCTCCTTAAGGATCTCCGCGACCCGTTCGGGCAGGCTCATCACCGCCAGGTCGAGCGCCTCGGTGTAGCGGCCGAGCTGCATAAGCACCTCGAGCAGCAGCTCCGGGGCGACGAGCGCCTGTGCGCCCGGCGTAGCGAGCTCCCCCTGAGGGGAGGGGACGTGGGGCAACGCCTCGCCGCGCAGCCGCCGGACGCTGCTGATAAACGTCAGGTAGGCGCCCCCCGACGAGCGCCAGAGGGTCTCGCGTTCGCTGGGGGTGAGAAAGGGGCCGGCGAGGGTTTCGGCCTCCTCCAAGCTCAGCGCCAAC
This window contains:
- a CDS encoding phosphoenolpyruvate carboxykinase; the encoded protein is MADTATPAVQLSGLSDVLRTPYHNLPSAALIEESLRRHEGLLSVDGALCADTGHFTGRSPQDKFIVKDALTENTVAWGAINQPLSEAHFAALKRDMLAALAHTTPFVQDLYAGTDPAYRLSVRVITEYAWHSLFARNMFVRPETREARDPDFTVINLPSFRADPERHGCRSETVIAVSFSERLVLVGATEYAGEIKKSIFSVLNFLLPDRDVMPMHCSANVGAEGKAALFFGLSGTGKTTLSADPHRTLIGDDEHGWSGRGIFNFEGGCYAKVINLSPEAEPEIFATTKRFGTILENVVVDPHTRAVDFGDARKTENTRASYPIHFIPNASLEGTAGHPTDVVFLTADAFGVLPPIAKLSVEGAMYHFLSGYTAKVAGTERGVTEPKATFSTCFGAPFMPRHPGVYAQMLGDKLRQHGANVWLVNTGWSGGPYGTGARMKLAYTRAMVQAALSGALKGVPTRQHPVFNVAMPTACPGVPADVLDPKSTWADAEAYDRQAAKLARMFGDNFAQFASSVPEAVRAAGPNL